GGAACATTGAGGCTGCCATGCGCCGGCGAGATTGAAGCGACATTGAACTGCGCCCTGGCGGTTGAAGAAATGCCAGGAAAGATCAGGGCGGCAAGCACAATGAAAATGTTTTTGGCCGAAAAAATTTTCCTCTTAGCCATGACCATTCTCCTTGAATAACGTAACGCAGGCAAGCAGGAAGCTTGCGCTACAAAAAACTACGCGCTCGTGCCTGCCCTGCCGCAGGCCAGGGATAGTTTTTTCAGAGTAATTGTCATGTACGTTTGCACACCCATCACGATGAAAATGTAGCGCAGACATCTTGTCTGCATGCAGGCTGGAAGCCTGCGCTACGGCATTTTCGTGGTTATCGTTAAAACTTAACCGTTTCACTCGAGGCTTTCTCCGGCTTAATGACGAACAAAGTTCGAGGTCTTGGCAGCCAATTTTTTAACAGCGTCATGAACCCCCGTCACTTCATGATTTTAGCTTTTTTGTCAAAATTGAAAGAGTTCGCCCTCCTTTCTTTTTTATCTTTTTATCCCTGCCGCAAGCTTTGTTTCCAGCCGCGTATTTTCCAGCCGGTTTCCGATGAATTGGAAGATGCTGAAGTCAAATTGGACGACGCCGGCGCGTTGTGTTCGCGATGGAGAACCGCCGCCAGCGCTGCCGCCGTGAGATCGAGCTGACCGTTGCTTGCAGAAAGTTGAATATCGCGAAATTCATTTTGCACGAAATGGGTATCGAAATCGCCGGAGCAAAATTTGGGATGATGCAACACCCACAGGCAAAATGGAATCGTCGTGCGCACGCCAGCGATTTCATATTCGCGCAGCGCACGGCGCATGCGACAAATCGCCTCATCGCGGTTGGCGCCCCAAGCCACGAGCTTGGAGATCATCGGATCGTAATAAATCGAAATTTCATCGCCTTCGCCGACCCCGCTGTCCTCGCGAATGCCGTTGCCGCCCGGGCGCTGCAGGTGTTTTAACTTGCCAATCGACGGCAGAAAATTATTTTCCGGATCTTCGGCGTAAATCCGGCACTCGATCGCATGGCCGCGCCGCTCGATTTGTTCCTGCGAAAAAGGCAATTTCCCGCCCGCGGCGATTTCCAATTGCAGCCGCACCAAATCCAGTCCGGTGACCATCTCCGTCACCGGATGCTCGACTTGCAGGCGGGTGTTCATTTCGAGAAAATAAAAGTTGCGGTTTTTATCGACGATAAACTCGATGGTGCCGGCATTGGCATAACCGCAACTGCGGCCGGCTTCAACAGCGGCTTCGCCCATTTGCCGCCGCATTTTTTCGTCGAGCAGGGTGGAGGGTGATTCCTCGATCACTTTTTGATGCCGGCGCTGAATCGAACATTCGCGCTCGCCGAGATGCACGACGTGGCCGTGATGGTCGGCGATGATTTGAAACTCGATGTGGCGCGGATTCTCGACATACTTTTCAATATAAACCCGGCCATCGCCAAATGCAGAACGCGCTTCGGAAGCGGCGCTGTTGAAAAGCGCCATCAAATCTTCCGCGCGATGCACCAGCCGCATGCCCTTGCCGCCGCCGCCGGCCGAGGCTTTGATCAAAACCGGAAAACCGACGCGCTCGGCAATGTTCAGCGCTTGCTTCGGATCGTCCACGGCGTCTTTGCTGCCGGGCACGGTCGGCACGCCGGCGCTTTGCATGAGTTTGCGCGCCGCGGTTTTATCACCCATTTTTCGCATCGCCTCACCGCTGGGGCCGATGAAAATCAAGCCCGCCGCCGCCACCGCATCGGCAAACGCGGCGTTTTCCGAAAGAAAGCCGTAGCCGGGATGAATGGCCTCGGCGCCGCTGCGTTTGGCGGTGTCGATGATTTTTTCCTGCACGAGATACGATTCACGCGCCGGCGGCGGTCCGATTTCGTAAGCCTCGTCGGCCATGCGAACGTGCAGCGCCAGGCGGTCGGCTTGTGAATACACCGCGACGGTGCGAATGCCCAACTCCCGGCACGTCCGCATCACGCGCACGGCGATTTCACCGCGATTGGCTACTAAAATTTTTCGAAACATCTTCGTTTTAAAATTTGCGACGAAAAGGCTGCGCCCGCAGGGGGAACGGCAACGAAAAAAAGCTTTTTATTCTTTGAAGCTTTCTATCGCCTCGCTCTCATCATCGTAGGCCTCGATGACGTTGTCGAGCTTGGCGATCTTGATGAGGCCCAGCACCCGCGATTGCGGATTGACGAGCTTGACGCGGCCATTAAGCGGGCGCGCCTGGCGAATGCCGAACAAAATCGCGCCGAGGCCGGAACTGTCGGCAAACTCGACTTTGTCGAGATCGATCAGGATATTTTTGATACCCTGCTCGAGCATCACCAGCAAATGCGCTTTCAGCTCCGCCGCAATGACATTGTCGAGGCGGGCGTCCTGCAAGCGCAAAATGGTGACATCGTTTTTGGTGACGGTTTTGAAGTTCATGATTTAGACTCCGTATTGACAAGATCTTTTGATGGCGTTTATGAGGTCGTTGAAATTTATTTTATTGGCCAAAAGGAAAGCCTTGAGATATTTTTCAAGCGCTTGTTGCAAACGAAATCCGGCATCCTCCTGATCGCCCTCGCTTAATCTTTTTTCGACGCGTTGCCAGTCTCGTTCTGCAACACGCACCCAATCTTGTGGAAAAAGCGAATCTTCTCTTTTGGTGGCGATGTTCGAATCTCCTTCCCAAAAATTTGAGTCATGATAAAGTTGTATCCCGCGCTCAAGAATGTGTTGAATGAAGCGGTTGCCTCGATCAAGCTGCAGCAGCACCTCCTCAGGAGTGAAAACAATCGGTGAAACTTCGATCTTGCCGCGCAACTCTCGCACGATCCGTTTGACCGCCGTGCATCGCGTGAAAAAGTTCTCCTGCGTTTGTTTAACGACAAAGAGATCGATATCGCTATCCGGCCGTGCCACGCCTGTAGCCTGTGAGCCATATAAGATAATCTCTTCCGGATGATATTCTTCGACGATGCGCGCCGCCATTTTCTCAATCACCGGCCGGAGCGGATTGCGGGCAAAGCGCTCATCCGCGGCTTCTTTTTTTCCTCTTACTGTTTTCATTTTCACTTATGTTTTACGCCTTACGTTTTAGAGCGGAATATTCCCATGCTTTTTCCTGGGATTGCTGTCCACTTTGTTCTCCAACATGCGCAGCGCCGTGATGAGCTTTGGCCGCGTTTCGGCTGGCTCGATCACGTCGTCAATGTATCCGCGCTCGGCGGCGATGTACGGATTCGCAAATTTCTCGCGGAATTCCTGCACCTTGGCGTCGGTCGCCGCTTTCGGATCGGGCGCTTGCTCGATCTCCTTTTTGAAAATAATCTCAACCGCGCCCGGCGGACCCATCACTGCAATTTCCGCCGATGGCCACGCATAGTTGATGTCACCGCGAATGTGTTTTGAGCTCATGACATCATACGCCCCCCCATAAGCCTTGCGCGTGATCACCGTGACTTTGGGCACGGTGGCTTCACAAAACGCATACAACAGCTTCGCACCATGCTTGATAATGCCGCGCCATTCCTGATCCGTGCCCGGTAAAAAGCCCGGCACATCCACAAACGTCACGATCGGTATGTTGAACGCATCGCAGAAACGCACGAAGCGGCCGCCTTTGAGCGAGGAATCAATATCGAGCACGCCAGCGAGGCTGGCCGGCTGATTGGCGACAATGCCGACGGATTTGCCACCGAGCCGGCCGAAGCCCACGACGAG
The candidate division KSB1 bacterium DNA segment above includes these coding regions:
- the accC gene encoding acetyl-CoA carboxylase biotin carboxylase subunit, with amino-acid sequence MFRKILVANRGEIAVRVMRTCRELGIRTVAVYSQADRLALHVRMADEAYEIGPPPARESYLVQEKIIDTAKRSGAEAIHPGYGFLSENAAFADAVAAAGLIFIGPSGEAMRKMGDKTAARKLMQSAGVPTVPGSKDAVDDPKQALNIAERVGFPVLIKASAGGGGKGMRLVHRAEDLMALFNSAASEARSAFGDGRVYIEKYVENPRHIEFQIIADHHGHVVHLGERECSIQRRHQKVIEESPSTLLDEKMRRQMGEAAVEAGRSCGYANAGTIEFIVDKNRNFYFLEMNTRLQVEHPVTEMVTGLDLVRLQLEIAAGGKLPFSQEQIERRGHAIECRIYAEDPENNFLPSIGKLKHLQRPGGNGIREDSGVGEGDEISIYYDPMISKLVAWGANRDEAICRMRRALREYEIAGVRTTIPFCLWVLHHPKFCSGDFDTHFVQNEFRDIQLSASNGQLDLTAAALAAVLHREHNAPASSNLTSASSNSSETGWKIRGWKQSLRQG
- a CDS encoding STAS domain-containing protein, producing the protein MNFKTVTKNDVTILRLQDARLDNVIAAELKAHLLVMLEQGIKNILIDLDKVEFADSSGLGAILFGIRQARPLNGRVKLVNPQSRVLGLIKIAKLDNVIEAYDDESEAIESFKE
- a CDS encoding HEPN domain-containing protein; its protein translation is MKTVRGKKEAADERFARNPLRPVIEKMAARIVEEYHPEEIILYGSQATGVARPDSDIDLFVVKQTQENFFTRCTAVKRIVRELRGKIEVSPIVFTPEEVLLQLDRGNRFIQHILERGIQLYHDSNFWEGDSNIATKREDSLFPQDWVRVAERDWQRVEKRLSEGDQEDAGFRLQQALEKYLKAFLLANKINFNDLINAIKRSCQYGV